The Candidatus Nitrosocosmicus arcticus genome includes a region encoding these proteins:
- a CDS encoding glycerate kinase type-2 family protein has translation MSIIRNKDTILRYHNCKSLRASLYALDYAFKYSDPERLVSESIHVGSGVQITDLNNKVHKFDLPSKKSTLVVSIGKASEKMLVGFFDKMSDRIKKSILIVPIGYMLQKKNFELLDEVTIIQSSHPIPNVKSAWAARKVVRELQNRKGIQLIVFLISGGSSSLIVSPIKGINLVDKKIINKLLITSGANIREINIVRKHLSQIKGGKILHWIDPTTPVISLILSDVVGDHLDAIGSGLTSSDRSSFKDALSILNNYSILDSKSESIRKIKVILESGVRCEIPETLKPTEFSSRKVTNIIIGNNSKFCRLIEECFKMRGYFTNYMGSNYGISMSDFNKIASKIINTKLEPKTCIVLGGEVTNIISGRKIGIGGRNQEAICSLLQVMKDSNFLDFSVICIGTDGIDGNSTSAGAFIAPKTIELLKSKNFDVNYYLNSKNTNVLLTKLHSKIDTGYTGTNFNDVYLFVRNK, from the coding sequence ATGAGTATCATTAGGAACAAAGATACTATTCTAAGATATCATAATTGTAAATCATTACGTGCTTCCCTCTATGCTTTGGATTATGCTTTCAAATATTCTGATCCTGAAAGGCTCGTTAGTGAATCTATTCATGTAGGTTCAGGTGTACAAATTACCGATTTAAATAATAAAGTACACAAATTTGATCTCCCTAGCAAGAAATCGACATTGGTTGTTAGCATTGGCAAAGCGTCTGAAAAAATGTTAGTTGGATTCTTTGATAAAATGAGTGATAGAATTAAGAAATCCATATTGATTGTCCCTATCGGATATATGCTACAAAAAAAAAATTTTGAATTATTGGATGAAGTAACAATAATACAGTCATCTCACCCAATTCCAAATGTCAAAAGTGCCTGGGCTGCTAGAAAAGTGGTTAGGGAATTGCAAAATAGAAAAGGTATACAATTAATAGTCTTCTTAATATCTGGCGGTTCATCCTCTCTAATAGTATCCCCCATTAAGGGGATTAACCTTGTAGACAAAAAAATTATTAATAAATTGCTGATAACTTCTGGTGCTAATATAAGGGAGATAAATATAGTCAGAAAACATCTTTCGCAAATCAAGGGTGGTAAAATATTGCACTGGATAGATCCTACCACTCCAGTCATTAGTTTAATTCTATCCGATGTAGTAGGTGATCATCTCGATGCGATTGGGTCGGGATTGACATCCTCTGACAGATCTTCCTTTAAAGATGCTCTTTCTATTTTGAATAACTATTCCATTTTAGATAGCAAATCCGAATCAATCAGAAAGATAAAAGTTATACTAGAGTCAGGGGTTAGGTGTGAAATCCCGGAGACCTTGAAACCAACAGAATTTAGTTCAAGGAAAGTCACCAACATCATCATTGGAAACAATTCAAAATTTTGTAGACTCATTGAGGAATGTTTCAAAATGCGAGGCTATTTTACAAATTATATGGGATCAAATTATGGAATTTCAATGAGTGATTTCAATAAAATTGCATCGAAAATCATCAACACTAAACTCGAGCCGAAAACGTGTATCGTTTTAGGTGGAGAAGTAACCAATATAATATCGGGTAGAAAGATTGGGATTGGGGGTAGAAATCAGGAGGCAATCTGTAGCCTGTTGCAAGTAATGAAGGACTCCAATTTTCTTGATTTTTCCGTTATTTGCATCGGAACTGATGGTATTGATGGAAACTCCACTTCAGCCGGTGCCTTCATCGCACCAAAGACTATTGAATTATTGAAAAGCAAAAACTTCGACGTTAATTATTATCTGAATAGCAAAAACACCAATGTATTGCTCACAAAATTACATTCAAAAATAGACACAGGTTACACGGGCACAAATTTCAACGACGTTTATCTTTTCGTCAGAAATAAATAA
- a CDS encoding cyclophilin-like fold protein, giving the protein MSSESQSVSRIPIKIELNRARELQGEFRRHLSPLTVKKLINVFPLVGRINSYDGKFIYIQLDVELGSEKPVNSFKKGEIAFSPLGNFLCIFLCDATLDQKMNLLGRVTSDNIDILQSFKVGDHLSIDTSPN; this is encoded by the coding sequence ATGTCATCTGAGTCTCAAAGTGTTTCGAGAATACCAATAAAAATAGAGTTAAATCGGGCACGTGAATTGCAAGGCGAATTTAGAAGACATCTCTCACCGTTAACCGTAAAAAAATTAATCAATGTTTTCCCATTAGTTGGTAGAATTAATAGCTACGATGGTAAATTTATTTACATCCAGTTAGACGTAGAGCTGGGATCCGAAAAACCTGTCAACTCTTTTAAAAAAGGTGAGATAGCATTTTCCCCATTAGGTAACTTTCTTTGCATTTTCCTATGCGACGCTACGCTAGATCAAAAAATGAACCTATTGGGGAGGGTTACCTCAGATAACATTGATATATTACAGTCCTTTAAAGTTGGAGACCATCTTAGCATCGATACATCACCAAACTAA
- a CDS encoding asparagine synthase C-terminal domain-containing protein — translation MLNSCREFQELLHSVCERTPGESILLSGGLDSSILLFYLRPREAITVSIDPYSSDYRYSTVVAKHYSKNHHIVMPRIEEIFENLEELVRDFKTFDPIFLKNSVVQLLGFKEAIKLKVNAIILGDGADELFGGYNFLCKYLKSPEVLQSKLDEIAQNMEFASFKLSKKYNLGITTPFLDDTIVKFSRSLSVNDKIAVHNGIIYGKFFLRNCFKEILGDEIAWRRKEALESGSGMNKILPYLENCITDEDFLAGLSKAKNEGVLIRNKEHMFYYRIYREFFDAPIHEICDQPGKSKRCPSCNTLFIWNGSFCKTCGAYPV, via the coding sequence TTGTTAAATTCATGTAGGGAATTCCAAGAACTCTTACATAGCGTATGCGAAAGGACGCCTGGGGAATCAATTTTACTATCTGGAGGATTAGATAGTAGTATCCTCCTTTTTTATTTGCGTCCCAGAGAAGCCATAACCGTATCTATCGATCCATATTCTTCCGATTATCGATATTCCACTGTGGTCGCTAAGCATTATTCTAAAAATCATCACATTGTAATGCCAAGAATAGAAGAAATCTTCGAAAACCTGGAAGAACTGGTAAGGGACTTCAAGACATTCGACCCAATATTCTTAAAAAATAGCGTAGTACAGCTTTTAGGATTTAAAGAGGCTATAAAGCTAAAGGTAAATGCGATTATTTTAGGGGATGGGGCAGATGAACTCTTTGGGGGCTATAACTTTCTGTGTAAATACTTAAAGTCTCCAGAGGTTTTGCAATCAAAACTAGATGAAATAGCTCAAAATATGGAGTTTGCATCATTTAAATTGTCAAAAAAATACAATCTCGGAATAACAACCCCGTTTCTTGATGATACGATCGTAAAGTTTAGTCGATCATTATCAGTAAATGATAAAATCGCCGTGCATAACGGGATAATTTATGGAAAATTCTTTTTGAGAAATTGTTTTAAAGAGATATTGGGTGACGAGATTGCTTGGAGAAGGAAAGAAGCGTTAGAAAGCGGATCAGGAATGAACAAGATTTTGCCATACTTAGAAAATTGTATTACCGATGAAGATTTTCTAGCAGGATTAAGCAAAGCAAAAAACGAAGGGGTTTTAATTAGAAATAAAGAGCACATGTTTTATTATCGAATCTATCGAGAATTTTTTGATGCACCAATCCATGAAATATGTGATCAACCTGGAAAATCAAAGAGATGTCCTTCTTGTAACACTCTGTTCATTTGGAATGGCAGCTTTTGTAAGACTTGCGGTGCTTACCCGGTATAA
- the bioA gene encoding adenosylmethionine--8-amino-7-oxononanoate transaminase: MSKSDNIWYPYTQMHDYTRYLKRRVISSGRDFYFYDNDGNKYLDGISNMWCNVWGFNTNRITIAMINQIKQIPHSTIFGLGNDKSIELSNEFLKLTKGLNKVFFTDNGSSAIEAALKIALQYWSNQGNRKKTSFLSVADGYHGDTIGAMSVGYVDKYFKSYKKLLLKCHVIPSPKRVTLNGIVNLEKLNLLLEKTEKTIEKNADKTAALIMESGAQLAGGVNIYPTDYQNKIKEMCKRHNILFILDEIATGFGRLGNMIEYVAQESVPDIACFGKAITGGYFPLALTLTSKKIFQQFSGTLGDQKHLFHGHTYAGHPVGCTAVIENLKMYKENNLLGKIRSNSKQLRKRLQDFQSIPIVQNIRAKGLLAGFELAVNGKPITIVDKIPINYFVMRESLKRGVLLRSLGATMIVIPPLAIDSDSLNKIMDTQLEIVLDINKRNVS; this comes from the coding sequence TTGTCAAAAAGTGACAACATATGGTATCCTTATACACAAATGCATGATTACACCAGATATCTCAAGAGGAGAGTTATCAGCTCGGGAAGAGATTTTTATTTTTATGATAATGATGGTAACAAATACCTTGACGGAATTTCCAATATGTGGTGCAATGTTTGGGGATTTAATACCAATCGGATTACGATTGCAATGATCAACCAAATTAAACAAATTCCACACTCCACTATTTTTGGATTAGGGAACGATAAATCAATCGAGCTTTCAAATGAATTCTTAAAATTGACAAAGGGCCTGAACAAAGTGTTTTTCACGGATAATGGTTCTTCTGCTATAGAAGCGGCTCTAAAAATTGCTTTACAATATTGGAGCAACCAAGGGAATAGGAAGAAAACTTCATTTTTGTCAGTTGCTGATGGTTACCACGGTGATACTATTGGAGCAATGTCGGTAGGTTATGTTGACAAATACTTTAAGAGTTATAAAAAGTTGTTATTGAAATGTCATGTAATTCCGAGTCCTAAAAGGGTAACCCTAAATGGAATAGTTAATTTAGAAAAGTTAAATCTATTGTTAGAAAAGACAGAGAAGACAATTGAAAAAAATGCCGATAAAACTGCGGCACTAATAATGGAGAGCGGTGCTCAATTGGCTGGAGGGGTTAATATTTACCCAACTGATTATCAAAACAAAATAAAAGAGATGTGCAAAAGACATAACATCTTGTTTATTTTAGATGAAATTGCAACTGGGTTTGGACGACTTGGAAATATGATAGAATATGTAGCCCAAGAAAGCGTTCCCGACATAGCATGTTTTGGGAAAGCAATCACCGGTGGTTATTTTCCGTTAGCCCTCACATTAACTTCCAAAAAAATATTCCAACAATTTTCAGGCACTTTAGGAGATCAAAAGCACCTATTTCACGGTCACACTTATGCTGGACACCCTGTGGGTTGCACTGCTGTTATTGAAAATCTAAAAATGTACAAAGAAAATAATCTGCTGGGCAAGATAAGATCTAATAGCAAACAACTTAGGAAGAGGTTGCAAGATTTTCAATCCATTCCAATTGTACAAAATATCAGAGCGAAAGGATTATTAGCTGGATTTGAACTTGCAGTGAATGGTAAACCCATTACCATTGTGGACAAAATTCCCATTAACTATTTTGTTATGAGAGAATCACTCAAGAGGGGGGTCCTACTGAGGTCTCTAGGAGCTACAATGATAGTTATACCGCCTTTGGCAATAGACTCAGATTCTCTAAATAAAATAATGGATACTCAATTGGAGATTGTTTTAGATATTAACAAAAGAAATGTTAGTTAG
- a CDS encoding DNA-directed RNA polymerase subunit K, which translates to MAVKRAKKKSSTMKDDELEMDKIGDGGRDNLQEDVSSNSREADKKESNRIITYKTYDADVEFKLNEIPSKNDEILIGPARLTRFEKARITGARSLQLSLGAPILTKIPPEFTDTIMIAKYELEKKTLPISIRRILPNGLYQDIPIEWTI; encoded by the coding sequence GTGGCTGTTAAGCGAGCAAAAAAGAAGTCAAGTACTATGAAGGATGATGAGTTGGAGATGGATAAAATTGGTGACGGGGGGAGAGACAACTTACAAGAAGATGTTAGTAGTAACTCAAGGGAAGCGGATAAAAAAGAGTCAAACAGGATAATAACATACAAAACTTATGACGCCGATGTGGAATTCAAACTGAACGAGATTCCATCTAAAAATGATGAAATCTTAATTGGTCCTGCTCGATTAACTAGATTTGAAAAAGCTAGGATTACAGGAGCCCGCTCATTGCAATTGTCATTGGGCGCTCCCATTCTTACAAAGATACCGCCAGAATTTACCGATACTATCATGATAGCCAAATACGAACTGGAAAAGAAAACTTTGCCAATTTCTATAAGGAGAATACTTCCGAATGGACTGTATCAGGATATACCGATAGAATGGACTATATAG
- the thrC gene encoding threonine synthase, whose amino-acid sequence MEFRAKKKCINPSCGIEYSIDNDIYRCSCGFLLDIKYLDVPKRDLIEVFYQRRNFGGNIFNESGVWRYRELLNFVGIDTESMQECSEFLVSLDGSEGRSSRPYQMSKVAKYVHLPTNQLFLQPEGYNPSGSFKDNGMAAAVTHAKLLSVKKIVCASTGNTSASAAMYASNEGFDCDVYIPRGEIAPGKLGQAFQFGAQVLEVDGNFDDALSLSLAMASKEGGYTVNSLNPFRIEGQKTIIFRIMEYLNWNPPDWIVYPGGALGNISSCGKALMELYEWGWIKKIPRVLVVNATGANTFYQLVNGLFEDTKLKWNAGKVNTELIDRFYQKQQEKNVVPKTQATAIQIGKPANIIKALRTIEFTNGIVEQVADIDMMDGMTIVGLNGFDCEMASGSVPAGIMKLREKELIKKDEIVVGVLTGRQKDPSIAIQYHLLKSNKYAKPPRELLN is encoded by the coding sequence ATGGAATTTAGAGCAAAAAAAAAATGTATCAATCCTTCTTGCGGAATTGAATATTCCATAGATAATGATATTTATCGCTGCTCATGCGGCTTTCTGCTAGATATAAAGTATCTGGATGTACCCAAAAGAGATCTTATCGAAGTATTTTACCAACGACGTAATTTCGGAGGGAATATTTTCAATGAAAGTGGTGTATGGCGATATAGAGAATTATTAAATTTTGTTGGCATTGACACTGAAAGCATGCAAGAATGTTCAGAATTTCTGGTCTCATTGGATGGATCAGAGGGTAGATCTTCGAGACCTTACCAAATGAGTAAGGTTGCAAAGTATGTTCATTTACCCACCAACCAATTATTTCTTCAACCTGAAGGTTATAACCCCAGCGGGTCTTTCAAGGATAATGGAATGGCTGCTGCAGTTACACATGCTAAGTTACTGAGTGTTAAGAAAATAGTTTGTGCATCTACTGGAAATACCTCTGCATCTGCTGCCATGTATGCCTCAAATGAGGGATTTGATTGTGATGTTTACATTCCAAGAGGTGAAATAGCTCCAGGAAAGCTTGGTCAGGCCTTTCAGTTTGGCGCTCAGGTGCTTGAAGTAGATGGCAATTTTGATGATGCTTTATCGCTATCTTTAGCCATGGCCTCGAAAGAAGGCGGATATACAGTGAACTCTTTGAATCCATTTAGGATTGAAGGTCAAAAAACTATAATATTTAGAATCATGGAATATCTTAATTGGAATCCACCTGACTGGATCGTATATCCAGGGGGAGCTCTAGGAAATATATCCAGTTGTGGTAAGGCGCTCATGGAGCTCTATGAATGGGGATGGATAAAAAAGATACCTCGCGTTTTGGTCGTCAATGCTACAGGTGCAAATACTTTTTATCAACTAGTAAATGGATTGTTTGAGGATACCAAACTAAAATGGAACGCCGGCAAAGTTAATACAGAGCTAATTGACCGATTCTATCAAAAACAACAAGAAAAGAACGTTGTACCTAAAACACAAGCAACAGCAATTCAGATCGGAAAGCCTGCAAATATAATTAAAGCATTGAGGACAATAGAGTTTACGAATGGTATCGTAGAACAGGTAGCTGACATAGATATGATGGATGGAATGACCATCGTAGGGCTGAATGGATTTGACTGTGAAATGGCATCAGGATCTGTCCCTGCCGGAATAATGAAGTTACGTGAAAAAGAATTAATAAAAAAAGATGAGATTGTTGTAGGAGTATTAACAGGTCGGCAAAAGGACCCATCAATTGCAATTCAATATCATTTGCTCAAATCTAATAAATATGCAAAACCACCTCGTGAATTACTTAATTGA
- a CDS encoding DUF2203 domain-containing protein, translating into MFNFFTPLKANSILPEVKVKFANILTQRDSIMELQAELNSIVDQEVSHEAYFMKKSQVNNAISELYRDIEELEGLGILIKSFDEGLLDFPSKRFNEEVWLCWKIGEDKIKFWHGKNEGFMGRKPLSIRGTFNNDDLADLR; encoded by the coding sequence ATGTTTAATTTCTTTACCCCTCTCAAAGCTAACAGCATATTACCAGAAGTAAAGGTCAAATTTGCCAATATTCTGACTCAAAGAGATAGTATAATGGAACTTCAGGCCGAACTTAATTCTATAGTGGATCAAGAAGTATCACACGAAGCTTATTTTATGAAGAAGAGTCAAGTTAACAATGCAATTAGTGAACTGTATAGAGATATCGAAGAGCTTGAAGGACTAGGCATATTGATTAAAAGTTTTGATGAAGGCTTATTAGATTTCCCCTCCAAACGTTTTAACGAGGAGGTATGGTTGTGTTGGAAGATAGGTGAGGATAAAATTAAATTTTGGCATGGGAAAAATGAAGGGTTTATGGGTAGGAAACCACTTTCAATTAGAGGCACTTTTAATAATGATGATTTAGCAGATTTACGTTAG
- a CDS encoding transcription initiation factor IIB codes for MKVNLKNECPECHANLVQDTVKGEFVCSLCGYVVEENLEYQGPDAYVSDPGHKSNNLRASGVNSVAYHDYGLHTEIDNQCKDYSGRHFNDGIRKSVVNLRKWNSIIRISNSKDRRLSNVLSKINETCSLMSFPKVVCETAALIYRNYENRNDTKGKSSVCMAAAALYYACKICKVLRSLNEIVKYNGNSEDTDENLKLASKYYRSMVLICENDDTNLTTQSQDRITNFMEKDPKARNQNKQSFIIVNMQSININQYISKLANTAKFDVKIERLAIEIAKKTENHLLSDGKSPNGIAAAYLYLASVLLGINILQMDISRLAGVTEVTIRNRCKDILTCFRITLKIKPVLKI; via the coding sequence TTGAAGGTAAATCTTAAGAATGAATGCCCCGAATGTCATGCAAACCTCGTGCAAGATACAGTAAAAGGCGAATTTGTATGTAGCCTATGTGGATATGTGGTTGAAGAAAATTTGGAATACCAAGGTCCAGATGCTTACGTTAGTGACCCTGGACACAAATCGAATAACCTGAGAGCTAGTGGTGTAAATAGTGTTGCGTATCATGATTATGGTCTTCATACCGAAATAGATAACCAATGCAAGGACTATTCTGGTCGACACTTCAATGACGGTATCAGAAAGTCAGTTGTCAATCTTAGAAAATGGAACAGTATAATAAGAATCTCAAATTCGAAAGATAGAAGATTATCAAATGTGTTATCAAAAATTAATGAGACTTGTTCGCTCATGTCATTTCCCAAAGTTGTATGTGAAACGGCAGCATTAATTTATAGAAATTATGAGAACAGGAACGATACCAAGGGAAAATCTTCAGTATGCATGGCAGCAGCAGCTCTTTACTATGCCTGTAAAATTTGTAAGGTGCTCAGATCACTAAACGAAATAGTAAAATATAATGGTAACAGCGAAGACACTGATGAAAATCTCAAACTAGCTTCGAAATACTATCGCTCGATGGTATTGATTTGTGAAAACGATGATACAAATTTGACAACCCAATCGCAAGACAGAATTACCAACTTTATGGAAAAAGATCCAAAAGCCCGAAATCAGAACAAACAGAGTTTTATAATAGTAAATATGCAATCAATCAATATAAATCAGTATATATCTAAATTGGCCAACACAGCAAAGTTTGATGTTAAAATAGAACGTCTGGCCATAGAGATAGCGAAAAAAACGGAAAATCATTTGCTTTCCGATGGCAAATCACCTAATGGCATCGCAGCTGCTTATCTGTATCTAGCGTCGGTCCTCCTTGGAATTAATATATTACAGATGGATATATCTCGATTAGCTGGGGTAACTGAAGTGACTATACGTAATAGATGCAAAGATATTCTTACATGTTTCAGAATAACACTCAAGATAAAGCCAGTTTTAAAGATATAA
- a CDS encoding H/ACA ribonucleoprotein complex subunit GAR1, producing the protein MTEEYVSNSDYRILTMELLGEILHFSKSGRLIVRIENNDSHVKSGLIVLDNKDKKVGKIAELIGSVNSPYASIIPFVQAKSKMAGLKVYFAITGKKDFYFKSKNKRKIKNNKK; encoded by the coding sequence TTGACAGAAGAATATGTAAGTAATAGTGATTATCGAATTTTGACTATGGAATTGCTGGGAGAAATACTGCATTTTTCTAAGAGCGGTCGCTTAATAGTAAGAATTGAGAATAATGATTCACATGTGAAATCTGGGTTGATAGTATTAGATAATAAAGATAAAAAGGTAGGCAAGATTGCTGAATTAATCGGGTCGGTGAACTCTCCGTATGCCTCAATAATTCCTTTTGTTCAAGCCAAGAGTAAGATGGCAGGCTTAAAAGTGTATTTTGCCATAACTGGAAAAAAAGACTTTTATTTCAAATCTAAAAACAAAAGGAAAATTAAGAATAATAAAAAATAG
- a CDS encoding anthranilate synthase component I family protein, translating into MSNDLDRLFKLDNEPTFVILETSMHPFDIFKRLNYEFSDLFIFESLEGPQELVESSIMGFGPKYKIKCNTNMLLVYKNDRIIRKISITDPLDTLRKCFPIISNKDYRYVGGLVGYFCYEAIKYWEKINVKKMISFPLLEFGYFDDGLVYDHSKKRLEYFFYEKSRIEKIRKIVKGKSKLTRKHDSTFSLPKRSIKKKSFENKVNQIKDHLSDGDIFQAVLSKKIKFTFKGNPLQLYEELRKINPSPYMFYYKTGSRILLGSSPEMLLRITGDQVETYPIAGSRPVSENKEITEHLRRELLKDEKEIAEHTMLVDLARNDLGKVCQFGSVITSELMKVKKFSHIQHIVSHVEGILDQKYDSFDAFRAVFPAGTISGAPKIRAMEIINELESESRGPYAGAVGYFSFNQSCDFAITIRSIFFNKEKAFTQSGAGIVIDSIPHKEYQETEDKSHAILSTLKAVEKTAVKASIK; encoded by the coding sequence GTGTCAAATGATTTAGATAGACTCTTCAAGCTTGACAATGAACCAACTTTTGTTATTTTGGAAACAAGTATGCACCCGTTTGATATATTCAAGAGGTTAAATTATGAGTTCAGTGATCTTTTCATTTTTGAATCATTAGAAGGACCCCAGGAATTGGTCGAATCCTCGATTATGGGTTTTGGTCCTAAATATAAAATTAAATGCAATACTAATATGTTACTAGTATATAAGAATGATAGGATTATAAGGAAAATTTCGATCACAGACCCTCTGGACACATTAAGAAAATGTTTTCCAATAATTAGTAATAAAGATTACAGATACGTTGGAGGACTAGTGGGCTATTTTTGCTATGAGGCAATAAAATACTGGGAGAAAATCAATGTCAAAAAGATGATATCATTTCCCCTGCTTGAATTTGGGTATTTTGATGATGGTTTAGTCTACGATCACTCAAAAAAGAGGCTTGAATATTTTTTTTACGAAAAATCAAGGATCGAGAAGATTAGAAAAATTGTGAAAGGCAAAAGTAAACTAACAAGAAAGCATGATTCAACGTTTTCACTGCCAAAGAGAAGTATAAAAAAAAAGTCATTTGAAAATAAAGTGAATCAGATCAAGGATCATCTCTCTGATGGAGATATCTTTCAAGCAGTATTATCAAAGAAAATAAAATTCACTTTTAAGGGAAACCCTCTGCAATTGTATGAGGAGCTCAGGAAAATTAACCCTTCTCCTTATATGTTTTACTATAAAACCGGTTCTAGGATTTTACTTGGATCTAGCCCCGAAATGTTGCTAAGGATTACAGGCGACCAAGTTGAGACATACCCAATCGCGGGATCAAGACCGGTTTCTGAAAATAAAGAAATTACAGAACACCTGCGAAGAGAATTATTAAAAGATGAAAAAGAAATTGCCGAACACACCATGTTGGTAGATTTAGCCCGAAATGATCTTGGAAAGGTATGTCAATTTGGGTCGGTTATTACCTCAGAATTGATGAAAGTAAAAAAGTTTAGTCACATTCAACATATTGTATCTCATGTCGAGGGTATTTTAGATCAAAAATATGATTCATTTGATGCATTCCGAGCCGTATTTCCAGCTGGTACGATATCAGGAGCTCCAAAAATTAGAGCGATGGAAATCATAAATGAACTTGAATCAGAAAGCAGAGGACCATATGCTGGTGCTGTAGGCTATTTTTCATTCAATCAATCTTGTGATTTTGCCATAACCATAAGGTCCATCTTTTTTAATAAAGAAAAGGCGTTTACACAGTCTGGGGCAGGAATTGTCATAGATTCTATACCTCATAAAGAATATCAAGAAACCGAAGATAAATCCCACGCCATTCTATCAACCTTAAAGGCGGTCGAAAAAACCGCTGTAAAGGCTTCAATTAAGTAA
- a CDS encoding Snf7 family protein, with product MSFSNKWIKPQNEISNVGMKLLENIKPPSPLKPRIEEAQKRLHSQIAKLESMAAKMDEKDQIIFKRIISAMQNHDSQYAKILSNELSQIRKMNKMITSAKLALEQIQLRLNTITELGDVVVTLSPAMSVIKNIQGGLNSMIPEAGQSFGKITDILNGIMNDSGQIPTTSEINGNTNTVSEDAMKIIEEASAIVEQNMKDKFPDLPNTGLDSKISESNSLY from the coding sequence ATGTCTTTCAGCAACAAATGGATCAAACCACAAAATGAGATAAGCAATGTAGGTATGAAACTATTAGAGAATATAAAGCCCCCCTCACCATTAAAACCTAGAATAGAAGAGGCACAAAAGAGGCTGCATTCTCAGATCGCAAAACTGGAAAGCATGGCAGCTAAGATGGACGAGAAAGACCAGATCATATTTAAGAGGATTATTAGTGCGATGCAGAATCATGATAGTCAATATGCTAAAATCCTTTCTAACGAATTATCACAAATCAGGAAAATGAATAAGATGATAACCTCCGCAAAATTGGCATTAGAACAAATTCAACTTCGATTAAATACTATTACCGAGCTAGGCGATGTCGTGGTTACTTTGAGTCCTGCAATGTCAGTGATAAAGAATATTCAGGGTGGATTGAATTCAATGATACCAGAAGCCGGGCAGTCGTTTGGAAAGATCACAGATATATTAAATGGTATCATGAATGATTCTGGACAGATACCAACAACGTCCGAGATTAATGGAAACACAAATACTGTAAGCGAAGATGCTATGAAAATAATAGAAGAAGCAAGTGCTATCGTAGAACAAAATATGAAGGACAAATTCCCTGATTTACCAAATACAGGATTAGATTCTAAAATCTCAGAAAGTAACTCGCTATATTGA
- a CDS encoding MarR family transcriptional regulator gives MGGNKKKPSQSNASKSQENKGGKKEEVKKTPASKTQQKQKLSVLIEEAQGLKTLDSMKAITVHSFARALGVKISVANNFLKNLESKNIIKSIGGYSGHRIYQKSK, from the coding sequence ATGGGCGGAAATAAGAAGAAGCCAAGTCAGTCGAATGCATCTAAATCCCAAGAGAATAAAGGAGGTAAAAAAGAAGAGGTAAAAAAGACGCCAGCTTCTAAAACTCAGCAGAAACAAAAGCTCTCGGTATTGATTGAAGAAGCTCAAGGATTAAAGACACTGGACTCGATGAAAGCCATCACGGTTCATTCATTTGCAAGGGCATTAGGTGTGAAAATTTCTGTCGCTAATAATTTCTTAAAAAATTTAGAAAGTAAGAACATCATAAAATCAATAGGCGGATATAGCGGGCATAGGATATACCAAAAGTCAAAATAA